One window from the genome of Rariglobus hedericola encodes:
- a CDS encoding metal ABC transporter substrate-binding protein, whose protein sequence is MRIKLLAGFLVTFTCLTGAAISLQAAPDRPRVLTTFTILADMARNVAGEHADVDSLTKPGAEIHGYEPTPRDIVKTQRASLVLWNGMNLERWFEPFFANVKNVPQVVVTTGIEPMGITEGPYTGKPNPHAWMSPTNAVTYVENIRAALAKIDPVHASAYATNAAAYIEKIRALDAPVRAKLARIPEAQRWLVTSEGAFSYLCRDYGLRPLYLWPINADAQGTPQQVRHVIDQVRANKIPVVFSESTVSDKPARQVARETGVRYGGVLYVDSLTDEKGPAPTYLALLDYNARTLVTSFLGDAAQ, encoded by the coding sequence ATGAGAATCAAACTACTCGCTGGATTCTTGGTCACCTTCACCTGCCTCACGGGCGCTGCGATTTCATTGCAAGCCGCCCCCGACCGTCCGCGCGTGCTCACGACGTTCACGATCCTGGCCGACATGGCTCGCAACGTCGCCGGTGAGCATGCCGACGTCGATTCGCTCACCAAACCGGGCGCCGAGATCCACGGCTATGAGCCCACGCCGCGTGACATCGTGAAAACCCAGCGCGCCAGCCTCGTGCTCTGGAACGGCATGAATCTCGAACGCTGGTTCGAGCCGTTTTTCGCCAACGTCAAAAACGTTCCGCAGGTCGTCGTCACGACAGGCATTGAACCGATGGGCATCACCGAAGGTCCCTACACAGGAAAACCCAACCCGCACGCCTGGATGTCGCCGACGAACGCCGTCACCTATGTTGAAAACATTCGCGCTGCCCTTGCGAAAATCGACCCCGTGCACGCCTCCGCCTACGCCACCAATGCCGCGGCTTACATTGAGAAAATCCGTGCGCTCGATGCACCGGTTCGCGCCAAACTTGCCCGCATTCCTGAAGCCCAGCGCTGGCTCGTGACCAGCGAAGGTGCGTTCTCCTACCTCTGCCGCGACTACGGACTGCGTCCGCTTTATCTCTGGCCAATTAATGCCGATGCGCAGGGCACGCCCCAACAGGTGCGCCACGTCATCGATCAAGTTCGTGCCAACAAGATTCCCGTCGTCTTCAGCGAAAGCACCGTGAGCGACAAACCCGCCCGTCAGGTCGCCCGCGAAACCGGCGTTCGTTACGGCGGCGTGCTCTATGTCGATTCGCTCACCGATGAAAAAGGCCCCGCACCCACCTACCTCGCGCTGCTCGACTACAACGCCCGCACCCTCGTCACCTCCTTTCTCGGTGATGCCGCCCAATGA
- the glmM gene encoding phosphoglucosamine mutase: protein MKRNYFGTDGVRGPYGGHVVNEAFAARLAEAAGRWAGGRGRVLIGRDTRGSGEALMKAVAAGLVAAGMEPVSLGVLPTPAVARAVRTSGAALGVVITASHNPASDNGIKFFAGSGIKLTDEDEVRIESLLPDAAAAPVLTVPEIDGVADYIDVARGVLPAGSLAGWRIILDTAHGATTSTSPAVLRALGAEVIGIGDQPDGRNINEGVGSEHPEKLAEKVLTAGARLGIAHDGDGDRCILCDENGSVLDGDEVLTLLGLHALEKGTLAASTLVITVQSNLGVDSAINAAGGRVVRTSVGDRYVIERMLADGATLGGESSGHIICADTSPTGDGLVAALKVIEVMLATGRPLSALRTGMKKFPQGTRNLKVRDKRELTTCATLSAAISALESDLGSEGRVLVRFSGTEPKLRLLVEGPSDDVVTAGLMRLEQAARADLQVI from the coding sequence ATGAAGCGTAACTATTTCGGCACCGACGGGGTGCGCGGTCCTTATGGCGGTCATGTGGTGAACGAAGCGTTTGCCGCACGCCTGGCGGAAGCTGCGGGCCGCTGGGCGGGCGGGCGCGGTCGTGTGCTCATCGGGCGCGATACGCGCGGCTCGGGTGAAGCGTTGATGAAGGCGGTGGCCGCCGGTCTCGTCGCGGCAGGAATGGAGCCGGTTTCGCTCGGTGTATTGCCCACGCCGGCGGTGGCTCGCGCGGTGCGGACATCCGGCGCGGCCTTGGGCGTGGTCATCACGGCTTCGCACAATCCGGCCTCGGATAACGGCATTAAATTTTTTGCAGGCTCTGGTATCAAACTGACCGATGAGGATGAGGTTCGCATCGAGTCTTTGCTGCCGGATGCAGCCGCCGCGCCGGTGTTAACCGTGCCGGAAATCGATGGCGTGGCCGACTACATCGACGTTGCGCGCGGCGTATTGCCGGCCGGCTCGTTGGCTGGCTGGCGTATTATTTTGGATACAGCGCACGGCGCTACGACCTCCACGAGTCCCGCGGTGTTGCGTGCCTTGGGCGCCGAAGTGATTGGTATCGGCGACCAACCGGACGGACGGAATATTAACGAAGGTGTGGGCAGCGAACATCCCGAGAAACTGGCCGAAAAAGTTCTCACCGCCGGCGCACGTTTAGGCATCGCGCATGACGGCGATGGTGATCGCTGTATTTTGTGCGACGAAAACGGCTCCGTGTTGGATGGAGATGAAGTGTTGACCCTGCTGGGATTGCACGCTCTGGAAAAAGGCACGCTGGCCGCCTCGACACTCGTGATTACGGTGCAGAGCAACCTCGGGGTGGACTCCGCAATCAACGCCGCCGGCGGACGCGTGGTGCGCACCTCGGTGGGTGACCGTTATGTGATTGAACGCATGCTCGCGGATGGAGCGACGCTGGGCGGCGAATCCAGCGGGCATATCATTTGTGCGGATACATCGCCCACGGGTGACGGGTTAGTGGCAGCCCTCAAAGTGATCGAGGTCATGCTGGCGACGGGACGCCCGTTGTCGGCACTTCGCACCGGAATGAAAAAGTTTCCGCAAGGGACGCGGAATCTCAAGGTCCGTGACAAGCGTGAGCTGACGACTTGCGCGACTCTTTCAGCGGCGATTTCAGCGTTGGAATCCGATCTCGGCTCCGAAGGCCGTGTTCTCGTGCGCTTCTCTGGAACCGAGCCAAAATTGCGTCTTTTGGTGGAAGGTCCGTCCGACGATGTGGTGACGGCGGGCTTGATGCGATTGGAGCAAGCGGCCCGCGCTGATTTGCAGGTGATTTGA
- a CDS encoding metal ABC transporter permease: MIDTLLEPFHYNFMLQAFAIGALVATVGAVLSCFLVLRGWSLMGDAISHAVLPGIVLAYIAGIPLAIGAFASGLFCAVSTGWVKNNSRIKEDTVMGVIFTGMFAVGLVLYSKTPSDLHLDHILFGNILGITRDQIWETSILSGIVLATVLVLRRDLLLVCFDPTHARVLGLRVRALTYLLLILLSLAIVAAMKAVGLVLVIAMLITPGATALLITKRFDRMLILATSIAVGSALTGIYVSFFADGSPAACIVLVQALVFVITLITRGIRAPHVSVAK; the protein is encoded by the coding sequence ATGATCGATACGCTGCTCGAGCCGTTTCACTACAACTTCATGCTGCAAGCCTTCGCCATTGGCGCGTTGGTCGCAACGGTCGGCGCGGTGTTGTCCTGCTTTCTCGTGTTGCGCGGCTGGTCGCTGATGGGCGACGCGATTTCACATGCCGTGCTGCCGGGTATCGTGCTCGCTTACATCGCCGGCATTCCTCTCGCCATCGGCGCGTTTGCCAGCGGCCTTTTTTGCGCGGTTTCCACCGGCTGGGTAAAAAACAACAGCCGTATCAAAGAAGATACCGTCATGGGCGTGATTTTCACCGGCATGTTTGCGGTCGGCCTCGTGCTGTATTCCAAGACGCCGAGCGATCTGCATCTCGATCACATCCTCTTCGGCAACATTCTCGGCATCACCCGGGATCAGATTTGGGAAACAAGCATCCTTTCCGGCATCGTGCTCGCGACCGTGCTCGTTTTGCGCCGGGACCTGCTGCTCGTCTGTTTTGATCCCACGCATGCCCGCGTGCTTGGTCTGCGCGTGCGCGCCCTCACCTATCTGCTTTTGATTCTTCTCTCACTGGCGATCGTCGCGGCAATGAAGGCCGTCGGCCTCGTGCTTGTGATCGCCATGCTGATCACTCCCGGCGCAACCGCCTTGCTGATAACCAAACGGTTTGACCGTATGCTGATTCTGGCGACGTCGATTGCCGTGGGATCAGCGCTCACCGGCATCTATGTCAGTTTCTTTGCAGATGGCTCGCCCGCCGCCTGCATCGTGCTCGTTCAGGCCCTGGTTTTTGTAATTACCCTGATCACGCGTGGAATTCGGGCCCCGCACGTATCCGTCGCCAAGTAA
- the trpD gene encoding anthranilate phosphoribosyltransferase, with protein sequence MSALVELTRQLAEGQDLTEAQIAPAADALTSPEIADPQKAAFLSAFSDKGETAGEIAAFARVFRERAVDPGVGQWSADAIDVVGTGGDRTDGFNISSLVTLTLASAGVKVMKHGNRGFTSKCGSADLLAALGFDLEARPEKIRGALDQLGYAFFFAPAYHPSFKHIGPVRKQLAAQGRRTIFNIFGPLLNPGRPAFMLFGVFPEPMVEKLADVFQLLGTSAGLAGHGILNDGRGIDEITTATVNHVRGFGRLRSTAGEWRAADFGLKQSAFSDLQGGDLAMNMGIVDALIEGRAPQGLVDTISLNAALGLWITGRTGSVAEGVEQARELLVGGAVKAKIAATREFFQK encoded by the coding sequence ATGTCTGCACTTGTAGAACTTACCCGCCAGCTGGCCGAAGGTCAGGATCTGACTGAAGCCCAAATCGCTCCGGCGGCCGATGCCCTGACATCGCCCGAGATAGCTGATCCGCAAAAAGCGGCGTTTCTTTCCGCGTTTTCCGACAAGGGTGAGACCGCCGGCGAAATCGCAGCGTTTGCCCGCGTGTTTCGTGAACGTGCAGTGGATCCGGGCGTGGGGCAATGGTCGGCCGACGCCATCGATGTGGTCGGCACCGGCGGTGATCGCACGGATGGTTTTAATATTTCCAGTCTGGTCACGCTGACTCTGGCGTCGGCAGGCGTGAAGGTCATGAAGCATGGCAATCGCGGATTCACTTCGAAGTGCGGCAGCGCCGATTTGCTTGCCGCTCTCGGCTTCGATTTGGAAGCACGTCCGGAAAAAATCCGCGGAGCACTGGATCAACTCGGCTACGCGTTCTTTTTTGCTCCGGCTTATCATCCGTCGTTCAAGCACATCGGTCCGGTTCGCAAGCAGCTGGCCGCGCAGGGACGTCGCACGATTTTTAATATTTTCGGGCCTCTGCTTAATCCTGGGCGCCCGGCGTTCATGCTTTTCGGCGTGTTCCCCGAGCCCATGGTTGAGAAGCTCGCGGATGTATTTCAACTGTTGGGGACCAGCGCCGGACTGGCCGGCCATGGCATCCTTAATGACGGCCGCGGTATCGATGAAATCACTACGGCGACCGTGAATCACGTGCGCGGCTTTGGCCGTCTGCGGTCGACTGCGGGGGAGTGGAGGGCGGCTGATTTCGGGCTGAAGCAATCGGCTTTCTCTGATTTGCAGGGCGGGGATCTCGCCATGAACATGGGTATTGTGGACGCATTGATCGAAGGCCGGGCGCCGCAAGGATTGGTCGATACAATTTCACTGAATGCCGCGCTCGGACTCTGGATTACGGGACGGACTGGATCGGTGGCTGAAGGCGTGGAGCAGGCCCGCGAATTATTGGTGGGTGGTGCGGTGAAGGCGAAGATCGCCGCAACCCGTGAGTTTTTCCAAAAATGA
- a CDS encoding metal ABC transporter permease, with protein MQTWLIPFQYDYMVTALWTCTLIGGVCGLLSGFITLKGWSLMGDALSHAVVPGVAIAYLAGVPFALGAFTSGLLAAGAMAFVKMKTPVREDSVIGIVFTSFFALGLLLISLNPMRVDLKSIIFGNILGIAPGDVLQVVIVAVICLVIIALKWRDLLLFCFDPNQARALGLRVGFLHVLLLLLLSATAVAALQAVGAILVIAVLVTPGATAYLLTDRFGVMLLLGSGIGAVTSFVGAYASYFLNGETGGCIVTLQTLVFLTALVFAPKHGLLAARRARKQTCLANGVMPS; from the coding sequence ATGCAGACCTGGCTCATTCCCTTCCAATACGATTACATGGTGACGGCGTTGTGGACGTGCACGCTAATCGGCGGCGTCTGCGGACTGCTCTCAGGTTTCATCACGCTCAAAGGCTGGTCTCTCATGGGCGACGCACTCTCACACGCAGTCGTTCCGGGCGTCGCCATCGCCTACCTTGCCGGCGTGCCTTTTGCCCTCGGTGCGTTCACCAGCGGACTCCTCGCCGCCGGCGCGATGGCCTTCGTAAAAATGAAAACCCCCGTTCGTGAAGACTCCGTGATCGGCATCGTGTTCACCTCGTTTTTTGCGCTCGGCCTGCTGCTCATCTCGCTCAACCCGATGCGCGTCGACCTCAAGAGCATCATCTTCGGAAACATCCTAGGTATCGCACCGGGCGACGTGCTCCAAGTCGTGATCGTCGCCGTGATCTGCCTCGTGATCATTGCGCTCAAATGGCGCGATTTACTTCTCTTCTGCTTCGATCCGAATCAAGCGCGTGCCCTCGGCCTGCGAGTCGGGTTTCTCCACGTTCTCTTACTCCTTCTGCTGTCCGCGACCGCCGTCGCTGCGCTGCAAGCGGTCGGTGCGATTCTCGTCATTGCCGTGCTCGTCACGCCCGGCGCCACCGCCTACCTGCTCACCGACCGCTTTGGTGTGATGCTTCTGCTCGGCTCGGGTATCGGTGCGGTCACGTCCTTCGTCGGCGCCTACGCCAGCTACTTCCTGAATGGTGAAACCGGCGGATGCATCGTCACGCTGCAAACCCTCGTCTTTCTCACTGCACTCGTGTTCGCACCCAAGCACGGCCTGCTCGCCGCGCGTCGTGCCCGCAAACAAACCTGTCTCGCGAACGGAGTGATGCCGTCATGA
- a CDS encoding ABC transporter permease has product MSQSFARIVFAFTAVFFAAFFLWPIFQILKGGFIDADGKVTLEYVAALLSDPIYLGGIGNSFLLACATTTMTFLIALPLAFISDRFRFPGKGLLSSVVLIPMILPPFVGAIGIKQIFGQYGALNALLIDIGLRPEGWTHDWFAASPFWGIALVNALSLYPIIYLNSVAALANVDPAMEEAAQNLGCTGFRRFFKITLPLIKSGLFAGGTIVFIWAFTELGVPLIFDYPRVIAVQIFYGLKDISGNPAPYALVAIMLASTTLLYAIGKGLFGRQNHAMMAKATSSGGPRDLPRLQAWLCTAAFAGVTFIAVLPHIGVILVAFSSDWYASVLPKNFTLQNFELALGHNLTVSAIANSLKFASISTLVDVVLGIAIAYVVVRSKIPGRQVLDFLAMMPLAVPGLVLAFGYLAMSQEGKLFAFLNPIKDPTILLIIAYSVRRLPYVVRSASAGFQQTSETLEEAAQNLGCPPLKSVFKITLPLIAANLIAGGLLAFAFAMLEVSDSLILAQKQAFYPITKAILELFQLLGDGKFIASALGVWAMVFLGVTIVGMSLILGKKLGAIFRV; this is encoded by the coding sequence ATGTCGCAGTCGTTTGCCCGTATCGTGTTTGCGTTCACGGCGGTTTTTTTCGCCGCGTTCTTCCTTTGGCCCATCTTTCAGATCCTCAAAGGCGGTTTCATCGACGCCGACGGCAAGGTCACTCTCGAATACGTAGCCGCGCTCCTTTCAGACCCCATCTATCTGGGCGGCATCGGCAACTCTTTCCTGCTGGCCTGCGCGACCACGACGATGACGTTTCTCATCGCGCTGCCGCTGGCGTTTATCAGCGATCGTTTTCGGTTTCCCGGCAAAGGCCTGCTCAGCTCCGTCGTGCTGATCCCGATGATCCTGCCGCCGTTCGTCGGCGCCATCGGCATCAAACAAATCTTCGGTCAATACGGCGCGCTGAACGCGTTGCTCATCGACATCGGCCTGCGCCCCGAGGGCTGGACCCACGACTGGTTCGCCGCGAGTCCGTTCTGGGGCATCGCCTTGGTCAACGCACTCTCGCTCTATCCAATCATTTATCTGAACTCCGTCGCCGCGCTCGCCAACGTCGATCCCGCGATGGAAGAAGCCGCGCAAAACCTCGGTTGCACCGGCTTCCGTCGCTTCTTCAAAATCACCCTGCCGCTCATTAAATCCGGCCTCTTCGCCGGCGGCACGATTGTCTTCATCTGGGCGTTCACCGAGCTCGGCGTGCCGCTCATCTTCGATTATCCGCGCGTCATCGCCGTGCAGATTTTCTACGGCTTGAAGGACATCAGCGGAAACCCCGCGCCCTACGCCCTGGTCGCCATCATGCTCGCCAGCACCACGCTGCTCTACGCGATCGGCAAGGGTTTGTTCGGACGCCAGAATCACGCCATGATGGCCAAGGCAACCAGCTCCGGCGGCCCGCGGGACTTGCCCCGCCTGCAAGCCTGGCTGTGCACCGCGGCCTTCGCCGGCGTGACGTTTATCGCCGTCCTGCCGCACATCGGCGTGATCCTCGTAGCATTCTCCAGCGACTGGTATGCGAGCGTGCTGCCAAAGAACTTCACGCTGCAAAACTTCGAACTCGCCCTCGGTCACAACCTGACCGTCTCGGCCATCGCAAACTCCCTCAAGTTCGCCAGCATCTCCACACTCGTTGATGTCGTTCTCGGCATCGCCATCGCCTATGTCGTGGTGCGCTCGAAGATTCCCGGCCGCCAGGTTCTCGATTTTCTCGCGATGATGCCGCTCGCCGTTCCCGGTCTCGTGCTCGCGTTTGGTTATCTCGCCATGAGCCAAGAGGGAAAGCTGTTCGCCTTCCTCAATCCGATCAAAGACCCGACGATCCTGCTGATCATCGCCTATTCGGTCCGACGCCTGCCCTATGTCGTGCGCTCCGCCTCCGCCGGCTTCCAGCAGACCAGCGAAACACTCGAGGAAGCCGCACAGAATCTCGGCTGCCCGCCCTTGAAATCAGTCTTCAAGATCACGCTTCCACTTATCGCCGCGAATCTCATCGCAGGCGGCCTGCTGGCCTTTGCCTTCGCGATGCTTGAAGTCAGCGACTCGCTGATTCTCGCGCAAAAACAGGCGTTCTACCCGATCACCAAGGCCATCCTCGAGCTCTTCCAGTTGCTCGGTGACGGCAAGTTCATCGCCAGTGCACTGGGCGTATGGGCGATGGTTTTCCTCGGTGTGACCATTGTCGGCATGAGCTTGATTCTCGGCAAGAAACTGGGCGCCATCTTCCGCGTTTAA
- a CDS encoding EamA family transporter — MVLLLLVSLLWAFSPGLIKHFLGDLPSPAVATVRLGLTFLIFAPLLNPRGIARSTAAWLAGIGAIQFGMMYLLYLQAFQFLQGHEVYLFTIFTPIYVVLLDAALTKQIGVRHMLAAVLSVAGAGVVIQRSAGTANVMIGFLLVQGANLCFAAGQIAYKKTRPALAHITDQVLFAWLALGGFITTALVAIPSLGFSFARFSPTPLQWLVLAFLGLIASGAGFFVWNRGLTQVNAGTLAALNNAKIPLGVLVSLLVFHEPAHLERLLTGLALLIVAVLLAEWKPRSAATKKADR, encoded by the coding sequence ATGGTCCTGCTTTTGCTAGTCTCGCTGCTTTGGGCGTTTTCACCCGGGTTGATCAAACACTTCCTCGGCGACCTGCCCTCCCCTGCGGTGGCCACGGTGCGACTGGGCCTGACATTTCTCATATTTGCTCCGCTGCTGAATCCCCGTGGAATCGCCCGCAGCACCGCCGCCTGGCTCGCCGGTATCGGGGCGATCCAGTTCGGCATGATGTATCTGCTCTACCTGCAGGCATTCCAATTCCTGCAAGGCCACGAGGTCTACCTGTTCACCATCTTCACGCCGATCTATGTGGTGCTGCTCGATGCCGCGCTCACCAAACAAATCGGCGTGCGCCACATGCTGGCCGCCGTGCTCTCCGTCGCCGGTGCCGGTGTCGTGATCCAACGAAGCGCCGGCACCGCCAACGTCATGATCGGCTTCCTCCTCGTTCAAGGTGCCAACCTGTGTTTCGCCGCCGGCCAGATCGCCTATAAAAAGACCCGGCCGGCATTGGCGCACATCACGGATCAGGTGCTGTTCGCGTGGCTCGCACTCGGCGGCTTTATCACCACGGCGTTGGTGGCCATTCCCTCACTCGGATTTTCCTTCGCCCGATTTTCACCGACACCGCTGCAATGGCTGGTGCTCGCATTCCTTGGCTTGATCGCCAGCGGCGCCGGCTTCTTCGTCTGGAACCGCGGACTCACTCAAGTCAACGCAGGCACGCTGGCCGCGCTCAACAACGCCAAAATCCCTCTCGGCGTGCTGGTCAGTCTGCTCGTCTTCCACGAACCCGCGCACTTGGAGCGGCTTTTAACCGGCCTCGCATTGCTCATCGTCGCGGTGTTGCTCGCGGAGTGGAAACCACGATCAGCGGCCACAAAAAAGGCGGACCGATAA
- a CDS encoding transporter: MKRLLAPLTLLAPTFFAVAAETDKSAYTFSNPTPREQMRELSTDRPDQTESPYTVDAGHWQIEFDFANYTYDHDAGTRTETFNIAPVNVKLGLTNNSDIQFIFDSYTSERVRTAGVTTTTRDWGDLTIRLKYNIWGNDSGDTAFAAMPFVKVPLQLGDAGNDLVEGGLILPLAVALPAGWGLGLMTEFDWLADSTGNDRHLEWINSITFSHDITSRLGGYVEFFSAHSYESGTEWMAQADIGFTYAVNADTQLDCGCNFGVTRNAPDVQPFIGLTLRY, encoded by the coding sequence ATGAAACGCCTGCTCGCTCCGCTCACGCTTCTAGCTCCTACGTTTTTCGCCGTCGCTGCCGAGACCGATAAATCCGCCTACACTTTCTCCAATCCCACGCCGCGCGAGCAGATGCGCGAGCTGAGCACCGATCGTCCTGATCAAACCGAAAGCCCTTACACGGTGGACGCCGGCCACTGGCAGATCGAATTCGATTTCGCCAACTACACCTACGACCACGACGCCGGCACGCGCACGGAGACGTTTAACATAGCGCCGGTGAACGTGAAGCTCGGCCTCACCAACAATAGCGATATTCAGTTCATCTTCGACAGCTACACGAGCGAGCGCGTGCGCACCGCTGGCGTCACTACGACGACCCGCGATTGGGGCGATCTGACCATCCGCCTCAAATACAACATCTGGGGCAACGACAGCGGCGACACCGCTTTTGCCGCCATGCCTTTCGTCAAAGTTCCGCTTCAGCTCGGCGATGCAGGCAACGACCTCGTCGAGGGCGGGCTTATCCTCCCTCTCGCCGTCGCTCTGCCCGCAGGCTGGGGCCTCGGCTTGATGACCGAGTTCGATTGGCTCGCCGACTCCACTGGCAACGACCGCCACCTCGAATGGATTAACTCCATTACGTTCAGCCACGACATCACGTCACGACTCGGCGGATACGTTGAGTTTTTCTCCGCCCACAGCTACGAATCCGGCACCGAATGGATGGCGCAAGCCGACATCGGGTTCACCTACGCCGTTAACGCCGACACGCAGCTCGACTGCGGCTGTAATTTCGGTGTCACCCGCAACGCGCCCGATGTGCAGCCTTTCATTGGCCTCACGCTTCGCTACTAA
- a CDS encoding tetratricopeptide repeat protein — MPEIPVSSLDPRVQKQIENSQIALQRGNLDYVLDVTTQVLKAAPGCLPVRRLQRVAQLRQLGTKNKLFAKAFGSVTQAGFMFGGGKKDPSKALENAEKMLSADPTSVPALKLLAEAAHGLDMPDTVAFAWEAIHELHPTDREALLNFGEACLLAKRPKDALRAADELLKLKPQDGDALALMRKSAIAQTTEKGNWEDKGSFRDKLKDEAASTMLEQSAKIVTSDEMTQKLIDEALVRIQSQPDSLNHYRSAAEGYKKLGNLEQALVYVRKARELPAGAGDTSLGKQESELKTAILEKRIKDLETQSALAPENAEFKQGLIKAKSEFAATQLVEAKDYVERYPNDYAARYTLGNLYFEAGDYQNAIANYQQAQKSPKVRVQAITGMGRSLKARKMFDLAVAQFQTAKSELQGMDDQKKDVIYELASCYEGMGKKEEAINEYKIIYSEDIGFRDVADKINAFYSS, encoded by the coding sequence ATGCCAGAAATCCCCGTTTCATCGCTAGACCCTCGCGTTCAGAAACAGATCGAGAATTCCCAGATCGCGCTGCAGCGCGGCAATCTCGATTATGTGCTGGATGTCACCACCCAAGTTTTGAAGGCCGCCCCCGGCTGTCTGCCGGTGCGTCGTTTGCAACGTGTTGCCCAGCTGCGCCAGCTTGGAACCAAGAACAAATTGTTCGCCAAGGCGTTTGGCTCCGTCACGCAGGCCGGCTTTATGTTTGGTGGCGGCAAAAAAGATCCATCCAAGGCGCTCGAAAATGCCGAGAAGATGCTCTCGGCTGATCCGACCAGCGTGCCTGCGCTCAAGCTCCTCGCCGAGGCCGCCCACGGTCTCGATATGCCGGACACGGTGGCGTTCGCTTGGGAGGCGATTCACGAGCTGCACCCGACCGATCGCGAAGCCCTGTTGAATTTTGGTGAAGCCTGTCTTTTGGCCAAGCGTCCGAAGGATGCCCTGCGCGCCGCTGATGAGTTGCTCAAGCTCAAGCCGCAGGATGGCGACGCACTCGCGCTGATGCGCAAATCCGCCATTGCCCAGACGACCGAGAAGGGCAACTGGGAGGACAAGGGCTCCTTCCGCGATAAGCTCAAGGACGAAGCCGCCTCCACAATGCTGGAGCAGTCCGCGAAGATCGTCACCTCCGACGAGATGACGCAGAAGCTCATCGACGAGGCACTCGTTCGCATTCAGTCGCAGCCGGACAGCCTCAACCACTACCGCAGCGCGGCGGAAGGTTACAAGAAGTTGGGCAACCTGGAGCAGGCGCTGGTTTATGTGCGCAAGGCGCGTGAACTTCCCGCTGGCGCCGGTGATACCTCGCTCGGCAAGCAGGAGAGCGAACTGAAGACGGCGATTCTTGAAAAACGTATCAAAGATTTGGAGACGCAATCCGCGTTGGCTCCAGAGAACGCGGAATTCAAGCAAGGCTTGATCAAGGCGAAGTCCGAGTTTGCCGCCACGCAGCTCGTCGAGGCCAAGGATTACGTCGAGCGTTATCCCAATGATTACGCCGCCCGTTACACACTCGGAAATCTCTATTTCGAGGCCGGTGATTATCAGAACGCCATCGCCAACTATCAGCAGGCGCAAAAGAGTCCCAAGGTGCGCGTGCAAGCGATCACCGGCATGGGCCGCTCACTCAAGGCCCGCAAGATGTTCGACCTTGCCGTGGCTCAGTTCCAGACCGCCAAGAGTGAACTCCAAGGCATGGATGATCAAAAGAAGGATGTCATCTACGAGCTCGCTTCCTGCTACGAAGGCATGGGCAAGAAGGAAGAGGCCATCAACGAGTATAAGATCATTTACAGCGAAGACATCGGCTTCCGCGATGTCGCCGACAAGATCAACGCGTTTTACTCGAGCTGA
- a CDS encoding manganese/iron ABC transporter ATP-binding protein, whose product MITPDAIESLTLEAINVAVTYPNGHTALRDASFRLSGGTICALVGVNGSGKSTLFKSLMGFVTPSQGRVEINGRPVREAQKQSWVAYVPQAEEVDWSFPVSVHDVVMMGRYGYMNFLRMPKPADRTAVEESLRRVGMWDFRDRQIGELSGGQKKRVFVARALAQRGRVILLDEPFTGVDVKTEEAIITLLRELRAEGRLILVSTHNLGSVPEFCDQVVLINRTVLAYGPTDTVFTAENLSQAFGGALRHFDLDRSTVNDHDGRQVTVLTDDERPLVLGKKGHLEYRDRTGRENLIDEREKES is encoded by the coding sequence ATGATCACACCCGACGCCATCGAATCGCTCACGCTCGAAGCGATCAACGTGGCCGTGACTTATCCCAACGGCCACACCGCGCTTCGCGACGCCAGCTTCCGTCTCTCCGGCGGCACCATTTGCGCGCTGGTCGGCGTCAATGGCTCCGGCAAGTCCACGTTGTTCAAATCCCTCATGGGTTTCGTCACACCTTCGCAAGGCCGCGTTGAAATCAACGGACGCCCCGTGCGCGAAGCCCAAAAACAAAGCTGGGTCGCCTACGTTCCTCAAGCCGAGGAAGTCGACTGGTCGTTCCCCGTGAGCGTGCATGACGTCGTCATGATGGGCCGCTATGGATACATGAATTTCCTGCGCATGCCCAAACCCGCCGACCGCACCGCCGTCGAGGAAAGCCTGCGCCGCGTCGGCATGTGGGACTTTCGTGACCGCCAGATCGGCGAACTTTCCGGTGGACAAAAAAAACGTGTCTTCGTCGCTCGCGCCCTCGCCCAACGCGGCCGCGTCATCCTCCTGGACGAACCCTTCACCGGCGTGGACGTCAAAACCGAGGAAGCCATCATCACGCTCTTACGCGAACTTCGTGCCGAGGGCCGGCTCATCCTCGTATCGACTCATAATCTCGGGTCCGTCCCGGAGTTCTGCGATCAAGTCGTGTTGATCAACCGCACGGTGCTGGCCTATGGCCCGACCGATACGGTGTTCACCGCCGAGAATCTGTCGCAAGCTTTCGGTGGTGCGCTGCGTCACTTCGACCTCGATCGCTCCACGGTCAACGATCACGACGGCCGTCAGGTCACCGTGCTCACCGATGACGAACGCCCCCTGGTTCTTGGCAAAAAAGGCCACCTCGAATACCGTGATCGAACGGGCCGCGAGAATCTCATCGACGAACGCGAAAAGGAATCCTGA